The Montipora foliosa isolate CH-2021 chromosome 1, ASM3666993v2, whole genome shotgun sequence genome has a window encoding:
- the LOC138007156 gene encoding uncharacterized protein isoform X1 — protein MSIFGRMVIRVSSAVYAPFSGTLLTVLAVLCCYMTVCKTKIVGQLWMESQPILRSGPSTRSLRRYVISTMKTWLRNSQKIDGKALQLLAKEGSQAQFEACGIPAVGDQLLLKELFATEVPHLAPYRRNKKPTVVEVKAMSDMNQRIYKAKRKAVSEAAIKKWPGNEMPVFKKDSVAKKELEKLVEEIADECSFEPAGFDKESIRQHILDVINERRRRHRDGHDYTKLDKRKLKRKRPETESAEREETSSSATGSDSSSCTDTVILEHSDKESSAPKLSKVGHSDQTEDAESEGEVSDESSGSIVESTQENTKKTNQVPVKAAKIIIQEAFNAVRFQDVARKQIIAYVKKFHLANAKEVVTLEKEKAAQLLAMYLKKENIISVPEQNLSALQRSDVRKVKAF, from the exons atgTCTATATTTGGCAGGATGGTTATCCGTGTCTCCTCGGCAGTTTACGCGCCATTTTCCGGGACATTGCTGACTGTGCTTGCTGTTTTGTGTTGCTATATGACTGTATGTAAAACGAAGATTGTGGGTCAATTATGGATGGAAAGTCAACCAATTCTTCGCAGTGGACCATCAACGAGGTCGCTGAGAAGATATGTGATAAGTACGATGAAGACGTGGCTAAGAAATTCACAG AAAATAGACGGCAAGGCCTTACAGTTACTCGCAAAAGAAGGATCACAGGCCCAGTTTGAGGCTTGTGGTATTCCAGCAGTCGGCGACCAACTCCTGCTTAAAGAGCTATTTGCTACCGAAGTTCCACATTTGGCACCTTATAGGCGAAACAAAAAACCCACCGTGGTCGAGGTCAAAGCCATGTCCGACATGAACCAAAGAATCTACAAAGCAAA GAGAAAAGCTGTGTCAGAAGCAGCCATAAAAAAGTGGCCAGGAAATGAAATGCCTGTCTTTAAGAAAGACTCAGTGGCAAAAAAAGAGCTTGAAAAACTTGTGGAAGAAATTGCAGATGAGTGTTCTTTTGAACCTGCGGGATTTGACAAAGAAAGCATAAGACAGCATATCTTGGATGTCATCAATGAAAGGAGGAGAAGGCATCGTGATGGCCATGACTACACTAAg CTGGACAAGAGAAAACTAAAAAGGAAAAGGCCGGAAACTGAAAGTGCTGAAAGGGAAGAAACGAGCAGTAGTGCCACTGGCAGTGATTCATCTAGCTGCACTGATACTGTAATCTTAGAACATTCAGATAAGGAGTCTTCAGCACCAAAACTATCCAAAGTGGGACATAGTGATCAAACTGAAGATGCTGAAAGTGAGGGTGAGGTTTCTGATGAGTCCAGTGGATCTATTGTGGAATCAACTCAGGAAAACACAAAG AAAACAAATCAAGTTCCTGTTAAGGCTGCCAAGATAATCATACAAGAGGCATTTAATGCAGTCAGATTCCAAGATGTTGCAAGAAAACAGATCATTGCCTATGTAAAAAAGTTTCACCTGGCCAATGCAAAAGAAGTGGTGAccttggaaaaagaaaaagctgCGCAATTGCTTGCAATGTATCTCAAAAAAGAGAACATCATTTCTGTTCCCGAACAAAATCTATCTGCTTTACAACGGTCCGATGTAAGGAAGGTGAAAGCCTTCTAG
- the LOC138007156 gene encoding uncharacterized protein isoform X2 produces the protein MDGKSTNSSQWTINEVAEKICDKYDEDVAKKFTEQKIDGKALQLLAKEGSQAQFEACGIPAVGDQLLLKELFATEVPHLAPYRRNKKPTVVEVKAMSDMNQRIYKAKRKAVSEAAIKKWPGNEMPVFKKDSVAKKELEKLVEEIADECSFEPAGFDKESIRQHILDVINERRRRHRDGHDYTKLDKRKLKRKRPETESAEREETSSSATGSDSSSCTDTVILEHSDKESSAPKLSKVGHSDQTEDAESEGEVSDESSGSIVESTQENTKKTNQVPVKAAKIIIQEAFNAVRFQDVARKQIIAYVKKFHLANAKEVVTLEKEKAAQLLAMYLKKENIISVPEQNLSALQRSDVRKVKAF, from the exons ATGGATGGAAAGTCAACCAATTCTTCGCAGTGGACCATCAACGAGGTCGCTGAGAAGATATGTGATAAGTACGATGAAGACGTGGCTAAGAAATTCACAG AACAGAAAATAGACGGCAAGGCCTTACAGTTACTCGCAAAAGAAGGATCACAGGCCCAGTTTGAGGCTTGTGGTATTCCAGCAGTCGGCGACCAACTCCTGCTTAAAGAGCTATTTGCTACCGAAGTTCCACATTTGGCACCTTATAGGCGAAACAAAAAACCCACCGTGGTCGAGGTCAAAGCCATGTCCGACATGAACCAAAGAATCTACAAAGCAAA GAGAAAAGCTGTGTCAGAAGCAGCCATAAAAAAGTGGCCAGGAAATGAAATGCCTGTCTTTAAGAAAGACTCAGTGGCAAAAAAAGAGCTTGAAAAACTTGTGGAAGAAATTGCAGATGAGTGTTCTTTTGAACCTGCGGGATTTGACAAAGAAAGCATAAGACAGCATATCTTGGATGTCATCAATGAAAGGAGGAGAAGGCATCGTGATGGCCATGACTACACTAAg CTGGACAAGAGAAAACTAAAAAGGAAAAGGCCGGAAACTGAAAGTGCTGAAAGGGAAGAAACGAGCAGTAGTGCCACTGGCAGTGATTCATCTAGCTGCACTGATACTGTAATCTTAGAACATTCAGATAAGGAGTCTTCAGCACCAAAACTATCCAAAGTGGGACATAGTGATCAAACTGAAGATGCTGAAAGTGAGGGTGAGGTTTCTGATGAGTCCAGTGGATCTATTGTGGAATCAACTCAGGAAAACACAAAG AAAACAAATCAAGTTCCTGTTAAGGCTGCCAAGATAATCATACAAGAGGCATTTAATGCAGTCAGATTCCAAGATGTTGCAAGAAAACAGATCATTGCCTATGTAAAAAAGTTTCACCTGGCCAATGCAAAAGAAGTGGTGAccttggaaaaagaaaaagctgCGCAATTGCTTGCAATGTATCTCAAAAAAGAGAACATCATTTCTGTTCCCGAACAAAATCTATCTGCTTTACAACGGTCCGATGTAAGGAAGGTGAAAGCCTTCTAG
- the LOC138007798 gene encoding cytochrome b-245 light chain-like produces MSTTEWAMWANEQGVIASVVLIMGGILGTAAQFNSWHYGVYSLALGILVLLIEYPRGKRDKGKRTLERSHQKPFTKFVKSFGVLGRNYWVRFVFYILASVPPFFFLSTVLGGASLFFTSLIYFRAAISGETWKPCLSHEKPGTENKPTEPPKQPPPRGPRAQSVENLAFDGATGQNKV; encoded by the exons ATGAGTACCACAGAATGGGCGATGTGGGCAAATGAACAAGGGGTTATAGCAAGTGTTG TTTTAATTATGGGTGGAATACTTGGTACTGCTGCACAGTTCAACTCTTGGCATTATGGTGTGTACTCTTT AGCATTAGGTATTCTTGTCTTGCTAATTGAATATCCCAGAGGAAAAAGAGATAAGGGCAAAAGGACACTAGAGAGAAG CCATCAGAAACCTTTTACAAAGTTTGTCAAGAGTTTTGGAGTCCTTGGAAGGAATTACTGGGTTCGCTTTGTCTTTTACATTTT GGCTTCAGTTCCGCCTTTCTTCTTCTTATCAACAGTGCTTGGTGGGGccagtttgttttttacaaGTCTGATTTACTTTCGTGCAGCGATATCTGGAGAAACTTGGAAACCCTGTCTTTCTCATGAAAAGCCAGGAACTGAAAATAAGCCAACTGAACCACCTAAGCAACCTCCACCTCGTGGTCCACGAGCACAGAGCGTTGAAAACTTGGCTTTTGACGGGGCTACTGGACAGAATAAAGTTTAA